ATTTTATTTACTTCAGATATAAATTGTTTATCAGGGGTCCCTGTAAGGGCAAATACAGGTTCCATTCCCATGTCCGCCAACAGCCCCACAATCCCTACTACCACATCGGGATCTCCAAAGACCGCAACTTTTTTACCGTGGAAGTGGGGATGGGCATCTGTCATCATGTCCACAAGTCGCCCTCTCTCGTCCTCTAGCTCCTGAGGTATCGGAACTCCCATTAAATCACTCACAGTCATAACAAATTTGTCAGTATTGGTAATTCCAATAGGAGTAGGACCTATTACCGCAGGAACACCAAAGCGGCTTTTTAAAACCATAGCACCCGATCCTCCAGCACACCTACCCAAAGCGATGGTAGCAACTGAATTAGCAATGTCTTCTAAATCAGGTATAGTAGTGCCCCCTGGAGGATAAATGCCACCTGAACCGGGTTTTAATGGGGCGTCAAAGACGTCGGTGGTGTCAGGAAATACGATATAACTGACTCCCATCATATTTAAAATTCTCTTTATTTCCCTAATGTCGCCGGGTTCTATAAATCCCGGTATTATATTCAACTTACCATTTGGCGTTCTTTTCTTAGGAAAAGTCTCTGCAATAGACTTTACCACGTTATCGTAACCGGTTATATGTGAACCTACATAGCTGGGCGTATTGGATATTATGACCTTTATCTTGGGATCAAAGAATTCTTCTCCTTTGATTTCTTCCATAAAGCTGTAAACATCATCACCTATGGTTTCTGCCGAACAGGTGGTACTTATAGCTATTACATCAGGATGATAAAGTTTTATTACATTTTCTACAGCTTCTCTCAAGTTTTCTCTACCACCAAACACAACTGAATCCTCAGTAAAAGAACTGGTAGCTGCTATAGAAGGCTCACGGTAATGCCTGGCTAATGCCATGCGTAAGTAAGATGAACAACCTTGAGAGCCGTGGGTCAGCGGCATACAATTGTGTATACCTTTTGCTGCCAAAACGGCCCCAATAGGCTGGCATATCTTAGCAGGATTTATGGTCAGTGCTTTCCTCTCTACAATCTCCTTAGGCGTATAATCAAGCATTTTTTTCCTCCTTCCATGGTGGCGTAATAAAACTCCATGTAGGGCTGTTAACTGCCATGTCTACATCGCGGGCAAATTTTATAAAGCCATTAAAACCTGTATAAGGACCGCTGTAATCATAGGAATGCATCTGACGAGAAGGAATATGCATTTTTTGAAAAACATACTTGTCTTTTATCCCTGAACAGAAAAGATCTATTCCCAGTTCTTTGACCAGATATTCGCACTCGAAGTGATTATAATCGTCTACCATTATTTCCCCATCTTTCATATGGGGTCTCAATCCTTCGTAATCCATCAAACGAGGTATTTCTTCTTTCTTCATCTGAATGTACTCATCGTCGTAAGCCGAAACCACATTAGGATCTCTTTCGTAATGGATGTCCTCCAGTATCTTTGAACGGCCTGTGTGCACTATCTCAGGTATTATCTTTCTTCCCTCGTAGTCATCTCTATGAGCAAACTCGTAACCTGCCACCACTACTTCCATACCCAATCGTTCAAACATGTTTTTAAAGTGATGGGTCCTGGAACCGCCGACTAAAAGCATTACTCTTTTACCCTGCAGCCTTTCCCTGTAATAATCTATGATAGGTATAATTCGCTCCAGTTCCCTGGCTATAACCTCCTCTGTCCTCCTTTTAAGTCCAGGATCATCAAAGAAATTGGCTATATCCCTGAGACTTTGTATAAGGTCGTCTATGCCTATATAGTTTACTTTCATCCACGGTACACCAAATTTTTCTTCCATCATCCTGTTGGTGTAATTTATAGATCTATGACATAGAAGAATACTTAACTTGGCCCTATGGGATTTAGCAATATCGTGAAAAGAAGCATCACCAGTAAAAGAGCTTACTATACGGTATCCAATGTCTTCCAGAAGCCTCTTTATCTCCCAGTAATCTCCGCCTATATTGTATTCGCCGAATACATTGATATCAAAGGGCCCGGGATTTTCCAACTCCTCCGTACCTATAAGGTGCTCCATAAGCGCATTAGAAGCAAGATGGTGTCCTGCCGATTGGCTTACGCCCCTATAACCTTCGCATCTCACAGGTATAACCTTTATACCCAGGTCCTGCTCAACTTTTTTAGCCACCATTTCAATATCATCGCCTATCAAACCTACAGGGCATGTAGCGTATATTCCTACACATTCGGGCTTAAATATAGCGTAAGCTTCTCGTATAGCCTGAGCTAATTTTTTTTCGCCCCCAAAAACTATATCCGTTTCCTGCATATCCGTTGTAAGGCAATAATTTATAAAGTTTTTTTGCCCTTCTTCAGCTTTAGCTAGATTGCGCCTTGTCAACCACGTATAATAGGCACAACCTACAGGACCGTGGGTTATGTGAAGCACGTCTTTTACAGGGCCAAACACAACCCCTTTACAGCCTGCATAAGCGCAACCGCGATTGGTTAAAACGCCAGGAATCGCCCTATCGTTGGCCTCGATTCTCTGTTTTTCCTTACTCTGATCAATTACTACTACGTGCCTTTTTCTAACTTCCTTTGTCTTATTAGGAAACTTGGTAAACATCTGGTCCACAATTTTCTGGCACTCTTCAATGCTCACCCGTTTCTTTGCCGTCGTATTAAAAGACATCATAGTGCCTCCTTTCCTCGTTCTGCTGTTCTGATCCTTACGGCATCATCTATAGGACATACAAATATCTTGCCGTCTCCTATATTACCCGTCCTGTTTATCCTCATAAGCACAGCTACCACCGCTGGTACAAATTCATCCTCTACCACTATGGAGATCATCCGCTTGGGGATAAACTTCATTTTTTTGTCTTTAATCTCTTCTTCGGTATACTGAGGAGGATATGGAATCTGCAGGCCCTTTTGCTTGCCCCGTCCAAGTACTCTGTATGCCACAAACGACGGAAATCCTGTGGCAGCAAGGGCCTCTTTTGTATCTTCCATCTTGTTCATCCTTATGATAGCGATAATTTCTTTCATTTAAAGCCTCCTTTCTCCCGTCCTTATGGTATAAGCTTCGTCTATAGGCGATATAAAAATTTTGCCATCGCCGATGTTGCCGGTGTATGAACTCCCCTGAATGACTTTAACGGCCTTTTCCAGTTGCTCATCCTCCACCACTATCATAAGCATTGCCTTAGGAAGGCTATCGTACACTATTTCACCTACTTTTATTCCCTTTTGTTTACCACGGCCAAAAACATCAATTCTGGTAAGAGCCGGAAAACCAGCTGCATCCAGTGCTTCCGCTACAGCATCTACTTTTTCTGGCCTTATAATGGCCCTTATCATCTTCATTCCACAATCCCCCATTCCATCATCATGTTTTCCAGCTCGTCAAAGCCCATAGGCTCAGGTATGCAGAACTTGGTGTTTTCGTCGATTTTCTTCGCCAGCTCAAAATACGCCTTAGCCTGTTCAGAATCCGGTGCATACTGTATAACCGTCTGCTTGCGGATCTCCGCCTGCTGAACTATGTTATCTCTGGGGATAAACCCAATAAGCTGGCTTCCTATTCTCTCTGCAAAAGCGTTGAGGAGTTCTTCTTCACGGCAAACCTTACGGGAATTGCATATAATTCCACCTAACCTGGTACCACCCGTTTCGGCAAACTTGCGTATACCCTTGCATATGTTGTTGGCAGCAAATAGCGCCATCATCTCTCCTGAGGCTACTATATAAATTTCCTGAGCTTTTCCCTCGCGGATAGGCATAGCAAAACCGCCGCACATAACGTCGCCCAAAACGTCGTAAAACACATAATCCAAATCGTCGGTGTAAGCACCTAAATTCTCCAGAAGCCCTATAGATGTTATAATGCCACGACCTGCACAACCTACCCCAGGTTCAGGTCCTCCCGATTCCACACACTTTATGCCGTTAAACCCTATTTCAATTATGTCATCCAGTTTTACATCACCTGTTTCCCTTAAGGTATCCAGCACGGAATGTTGTCTCTTACCGCCGATAAGCATCCTGGTGGAATCAGCTTTGGGGTCACAACCTATTTGCATAACTTTTTTACCCATAACAGATAATGCTGCAGTAAGGTTCTGGGTGGTAGTGGATTTCCCTATACCACCTTTTCCGTAAATAGCAATCTGCCTCACTTTTACCATCCTTTCTACCTTGATAATTTTAAATTTACCGATAGATGCAGTATTACAAACAAAAATGCTCCCGATACAGGTATCTTCAACCTGTAATCGAGAGCATCTCCGCTCCCCAATGCGACACTACATTAGCTTAAAAGGCGCTTTTCACACCCACCGTGAAAAGCGCCTTTGCATTTCCTTTTTTACTGCATCGCATCGGTTGTTTTACTTGAATCTAATTATATAAGCAATTTGATGATCTGTCAATAGGTTTTAGAAAATTTTTTATAATGAATTTTTGCGATTATAAAATTTCATCTTACACAGCTTTTGTTTATTATGCTATATATAATGCTTTTCTACTACATATATGTGTACAAAGTGAGCATCCGTCACATTTGTTTTTATCTATAATGAGGCCCCTATCAGGATTTAGTGTAAGTGCGTTGTAACCGGCATCGCGGCAAACTTTGACGCATTCTCCACAGTTTATACACCAATCTTTCTTAATTTCTACTGTTTTAGTTTCGACCTTTAGCATAGAATAATCCGTAACACGCTCTATAGACCGACCAATCAATTTTTTAAGAGAATCGACCTCTTTCCTCATCAAATAATTCTCCAAACCTTTAATTAAACCATGTATGATGCTAAAGCCTTTTATCATAACGGCAGTACATAGCTGTACACATGAGGCTCCCAGTAGCATGTACTCCAGCGCGTGCTCCCATGAAGTTATCCCACCAATACCCGATATCGGTAGATCTGTATACTTGGCCAGCTGAGCCACCGTTCTCAAACCTATAGGTTTTACCGCCAAACCTGAATATCCTCCATAGGTAGAATACCCGTTTACAGACGGCAAAGGCTCCAGCGTATCCAGATCCACACCTATCAGATATTGTACAGTGTTTATCGCTGCAAGGCCATCAGCCCCACCGTTCTTTGCGGCCTTTGCGATCGCCGTTATGTCAGTGACATTAGGAGTAAGTTTTACGATAACGGGGACATTCACTGCTTCTTTAACCCATCGCGTTATTTCCTCCGTCAGTTGCGCATCCTGGCCTATAGCAGCCCCTACCCCTTTTTCCGGCATTCCGTGGGGACATGAGAAATTAAGTTCTACAGCATCAATCCCTGCTTCTTCCACTTTAGAGGCCAATTCTTGCCAGCTTTTCTTTTCAACCTCAGCCATTATACTGGCAATTAAAACTCGGTCAGGGTATTCTCTCTTGATCTCTTTTATTTCCTCAAGCCATACACTAAGAGATCGTTTTGTCACCAACTCTATATTCTGAAAACCAACTATCTCTCCATGACCCGTTTTAATCACAGAAAAGCGCGGTTTAACATACTCTATGTCCATGTCATCGGGTTTTAGTGTCTTTAATACCGCTCCACCCCATCCCATTTTAAATGCCCTTTTTATCATTGAACCGTAAGCTGTAGGTGGTCCTGATGCCAGCACAAAGGGATTGGGAAACTTTAATCCACAGAATTCCATTGTTATGTCGACTTTAGAATTCTCTATGTTATTTAATGGCATATCCTGAAATCACCTCACTTCAATTGCCTCAACCTGCAATTTTGTAGGCTATAGCGGCATTCCCTGCCACAGATTTAACCAGGTTATCTATACTTACTCTGTCATAAGGCGTATGGGCGTATTTTTCTTCCATAGGTGAATAACCGATTGTCGGTATGCCCAGCACCCCTGTCACATAACTAGCGTCAGTACCAAAATCCCATTTGCCAAAACCCGGATTCTGTCCAATTTCTTTTAACGCTTGAACCGCTTCGATAACAAAAGGATGGTCTTTTTCTACTATCCATGGATCCATCTTCTTTTCACATTCTTCTGAGTACCCTTTATAGGAAGTTTCCACTACCTTTCTAATCTTCACTTCAGCGTTGAAACTCGGATTGGACTTTTTTATCTTATCTAAAATCTCCTGTATCTGCTCTACGGCCATCTCCGCAGTCTCCCCTGGTATGAGTCTCCTATCCAGCGAAACAGTGCATATATCAGGAATTATAGACAGTCGGCCGGGGCTACAGCTTATTATAGTCAATGCCAGAGTAGACTTGCCGAGAAAAGGATGTTCAGGCAACGTTTCAGCCAGTTTCTTAACCTCCTCTATGACGGGCATCATAAGGTACACGGCGTTTATACCTCTCCACGGTGCACTACCGTGGCTGGTGCGCCCTTTTGTAGTAACTTCCAGTTCCACCCTGCCGCGGTGTCCTAAAAACAGGTTCATGGACGTAGCTTCAGAGGTTATCATAAGGTCAAACTTTATACCTTTTTGTGGGAAAGTCCTATCGCACAGGTATTTCATGCCAAACATCTCCGCAGGCTCTTCTTGGACAACGCCGGTGTATATGAAGTCGCCCTTTAATTTTATGCCTGCTTTTTTCAAAAGCGCACCTGCGTAAATCTGAGATGCCATACCTCCTTTTACGTCACTGGCAGCCCTGCCGTGAATGTAACCATCGGCTATAACTCCCCCGTAGGGAGGATATTGCCAGTTGCTTTCATCCCCTGGATCCACATGATCCATGTGGGAATTATACATGATATTAGGTCCACCTCCTGAACCTTTTATTATACCCACTACATTTCCTATATCGTCTATAAACACCTCATCATAACCCAACTCCCTCATCTTATCGACGCAAATCTTTGCCAATTCCTCTTCGCTGCCACTGGTACTGGGCGTCTGAATGAGCTTTTGAGCAAATGCAATGACATCATCTTTCATTTTTTCCGTATAATCCATAATCCTGTCGTACATAATATCTCCTCCTTAAATGATATTTTTATATTTACAGCAAAATTGGCGACTGACGCCTTATAAATTTTCCTGCACCTTTTTGACCTACAAAGTGATTTTCTTCCACGATAACTTTTCCCCTTAAAATGGTCATAACAGGATATCCAGTCATCTCAAAACCTTCGTACGGGGTATAATCCACATTTTCATGAAGCTCACTTTTTTCTACCCTCTTCTTCACATTAGGATCAAACAAGACCATATCAGCATCGCTTCCCACAGCTATGGTGCCTTTTGAGGGGTATAGTCCGA
The genomic region above belongs to Caldanaerobius polysaccharolyticus DSM 13641 and contains:
- a CDS encoding P-II family nitrogen regulator; translated protein: MKMIRAIIRPEKVDAVAEALDAAGFPALTRIDVFGRGKQKGIKVGEIVYDSLPKAMLMIVVEDEQLEKAVKVIQGSSYTGNIGDGKIFISPIDEAYTIRTGERRL
- the nifD gene encoding nitrogenase molybdenum-iron protein alpha chain, with product MSFNTTAKKRVSIEECQKIVDQMFTKFPNKTKEVRKRHVVVIDQSKEKQRIEANDRAIPGVLTNRGCAYAGCKGVVFGPVKDVLHITHGPVGCAYYTWLTRRNLAKAEEGQKNFINYCLTTDMQETDIVFGGEKKLAQAIREAYAIFKPECVGIYATCPVGLIGDDIEMVAKKVEQDLGIKVIPVRCEGYRGVSQSAGHHLASNALMEHLIGTEELENPGPFDINVFGEYNIGGDYWEIKRLLEDIGYRIVSSFTGDASFHDIAKSHRAKLSILLCHRSINYTNRMMEEKFGVPWMKVNYIGIDDLIQSLRDIANFFDDPGLKRRTEEVIARELERIIPIIDYYRERLQGKRVMLLVGGSRTHHFKNMFERLGMEVVVAGYEFAHRDDYEGRKIIPEIVHTGRSKILEDIHYERDPNVVSAYDDEYIQMKKEEIPRLMDYEGLRPHMKDGEIMVDDYNHFECEYLVKELGIDLFCSGIKDKYVFQKMHIPSRQMHSYDYSGPYTGFNGFIKFARDVDMAVNSPTWSFITPPWKEEKNA
- the preA gene encoding NAD-dependent dihydropyrimidine dehydrogenase subunit PreA, with the translated sequence MPLNNIENSKVDITMEFCGLKFPNPFVLASGPPTAYGSMIKRAFKMGWGGAVLKTLKPDDMDIEYVKPRFSVIKTGHGEIVGFQNIELVTKRSLSVWLEEIKEIKREYPDRVLIASIMAEVEKKSWQELASKVEEAGIDAVELNFSCPHGMPEKGVGAAIGQDAQLTEEITRWVKEAVNVPVIVKLTPNVTDITAIAKAAKNGGADGLAAINTVQYLIGVDLDTLEPLPSVNGYSTYGGYSGLAVKPIGLRTVAQLAKYTDLPISGIGGITSWEHALEYMLLGASCVQLCTAVMIKGFSIIHGLIKGLENYLMRKEVDSLKKLIGRSIERVTDYSMLKVETKTVEIKKDWCINCGECVKVCRDAGYNALTLNPDRGLIIDKNKCDGCSLCTHICSRKALYIA
- a CDS encoding YgeY family selenium metabolism-linked hydrolase; this encodes MYDRIMDYTEKMKDDVIAFAQKLIQTPSTSGSEEELAKICVDKMRELGYDEVFIDDIGNVVGIIKGSGGGPNIMYNSHMDHVDPGDESNWQYPPYGGVIADGYIHGRAASDVKGGMASQIYAGALLKKAGIKLKGDFIYTGVVQEEPAEMFGMKYLCDRTFPQKGIKFDLMITSEATSMNLFLGHRGRVELEVTTKGRTSHGSAPWRGINAVYLMMPVIEEVKKLAETLPEHPFLGKSTLALTIISCSPGRLSIIPDICTVSLDRRLIPGETAEMAVEQIQEILDKIKKSNPSFNAEVKIRKVVETSYKGYSEECEKKMDPWIVEKDHPFVIEAVQALKEIGQNPGFGKWDFGTDASYVTGVLGIPTIGYSPMEEKYAHTPYDRVSIDNLVKSVAGNAAIAYKIAG
- a CDS encoding P-II family nitrogen regulator is translated as MKEIIAIIRMNKMEDTKEALAATGFPSFVAYRVLGRGKQKGLQIPYPPQYTEEEIKDKKMKFIPKRMISIVVEDEFVPAVVAVLMRINRTGNIGDGKIFVCPIDDAVRIRTAERGKEAL
- the nifK gene encoding nitrogenase molybdenum-iron protein subunit beta produces the protein MLDYTPKEIVERKALTINPAKICQPIGAVLAAKGIHNCMPLTHGSQGCSSYLRMALARHYREPSIAATSSFTEDSVVFGGRENLREAVENVIKLYHPDVIAISTTCSAETIGDDVYSFMEEIKGEEFFDPKIKVIISNTPSYVGSHITGYDNVVKSIAETFPKKRTPNGKLNIIPGFIEPGDIREIKRILNMMGVSYIVFPDTTDVFDAPLKPGSGGIYPPGGTTIPDLEDIANSVATIALGRCAGGSGAMVLKSRFGVPAVIGPTPIGITNTDKFVMTVSDLMGVPIPQELEDERGRLVDMMTDAHPHFHGKKVAVFGDPDVVVGIVGLLADMGMEPVFALTGTPDKQFISEVNKIAPDCEAIIGDLFLLHQKIKNRPVDLLMGNTYGKYIARAEDIPFIRIGFPIFDRANLHFFPIVGYMGAARLVERIGNTLLDRVDRDAYDSYFELIL
- the cfbC gene encoding Ni-sirohydrochlorin a,c-diamide reductive cyclase ATP-dependent reductase subunit, translated to MVKVRQIAIYGKGGIGKSTTTQNLTAALSVMGKKVMQIGCDPKADSTRMLIGGKRQHSVLDTLRETGDVKLDDIIEIGFNGIKCVESGGPEPGVGCAGRGIITSIGLLENLGAYTDDLDYVFYDVLGDVMCGGFAMPIREGKAQEIYIVASGEMMALFAANNICKGIRKFAETGGTRLGGIICNSRKVCREEELLNAFAERIGSQLIGFIPRDNIVQQAEIRKQTVIQYAPDSEQAKAYFELAKKIDENTKFCIPEPMGFDELENMMMEWGIVE